A single window of Onychomys torridus chromosome 8, mOncTor1.1, whole genome shotgun sequence DNA harbors:
- the LOC118588992 gene encoding elongin-C-like — MNIQEKTHGNCEGPDAMHVKLISSDGHELILNREHMQTSRAIKAMSSGPGQFAENEMNEANFREILPHMLWKICMYFTYKVHYTNNSTRLPIPNHS, encoded by the coding sequence ATGAATATACAGGAGAAAACCCACGGTAACTGTGAAGGCCCTGATGCCATGCATGTCAAATTAATATCTTCTGATGGTCATGAATTAATTCTGAACAGAGAACACATGCAAACATCAAGAGCAATAAAAGCCATGTCAAGTGGGCCAGGTCAGTTTGCTGAGAATGAAATGAATGAGGCCAATTTTAGAGAGATCCTTCCGCACATGCTATGGAAAATATGCATGTATTTTACCTACAAGGTCCACTACACTAACAACTCCACAAGATTACCAATTCCCAATCACTCCTAA